A window of the Cannabis sativa cultivar Pink pepper isolate KNU-18-1 chromosome X, ASM2916894v1, whole genome shotgun sequence genome harbors these coding sequences:
- the LOC115705331 gene encoding pentatricopeptide repeat-containing protein At4g39952, mitochondrial — translation MNYIFHSNPTLKPSTFMLTLKRFHSILSHTSFSDSNSINHKISFFLSTQNLTLQSLLTYHALIITSGNSHNVFIASKLISHYASSLKGPTFSAKVFGSVHDKDTFLWNSIIKAHFSNGGCSDSLNLFFQMRVAGFVPNQFTLPMVVASCADLFLVEYGKSIHGLATKIGLFQGNSVVGSSFVYMYSKCGELGDAHLVFDEMSERDVVAWTALVIGYVHNGESEKGLECLCEMHRIGGERERPNFRTLEGGLQACGNLNALINGRCLHCLVLKNGIGCSEVVKSLLLSMYSKCGTPLEAYFLFSEVMSKDLLSWMSVISVYSRFGLMDECLSLFWEMQIAGIVPDEIVISCIFHGFGNSLCVYSGKAFHGLSIRRNYLFGEIVYNAMLFMYCKFGLLNLAEKLFRGRLEWTKESCNSMISGYYKIGHNAKCIDLFREMQCLGIEANSESLVTVISSCCQLGATHLGRSLHCYSIKSSIDKTISVSNSLIDMYGKNSHLTIAWRIFFRAQRDIVTWNTMISSYIHNANFAEAIALFDEMLSENLNPNSATLVMVLSACSHLASLEKGEKVHLYIMERGLEINVSLATALVDMYAKCGKLEQSRELFDSMREKDVVSWNVMISSYGMHGHAKSAIDIFRDMEHSHVQPNQLTFLALLSACNHSGLVEEGKYLFNRMQNPYGLKPDLKHYACMVDLLGRSGNLQDAETLVLSMPISPDGGVWGSLLSACIKHHEYDMGVRVARHAIESDPDNDGYYIMLTNMYSSSGRWDEAENVRRMMKERGVDKGAGWSVI, via the coding sequence ATGAATTACATTTTTCATAGCAATCCAACGCTTAAGCCATCGACTTTCATGCTGACCCTGAAACGATTTCACTCCATTCTTTCACACACATCTTTCTCTGACTCCAACTCCATTAACCATAAAATCTCTTTCTTCCTCTCCACCCAAAATCTCACCCTCCAATCTCTCCTTACATATCATGCTCTCATCATCACTTCCGGTAACTCCCACAACGTTTTCATTGCATCAAAGCTCATCTCTCACTACGCCTCTTCTCTCAAAGGACCAACCTTTTCCGCTAAGGTTTTCGGTTCAGTTCATGACAAGGATACTTTTCTTTGGAATTCTATAATCAAAGCCCATTTTTCTAATGGGGGTTGCTCTGATTCCCTTAACTTGTTTTTTCAAATGCGAGTTGCGGGTTTTGTTCCCAACCAGTTCACTCTTCCCATGGTTGTTGCTTCGTGTGCGGATTTGTTTTTGGTTGAATATGGGAAGAGCATTCATGGGTTGGCTACAAAAATTGGGCTTTTTCAGGGGAACTCTGTTGTTGGGTCTTCTTTTGTGTATATGTATAGCAAATGTGGTGAATTGGGTGATGCGCATTTGGTGTTTGATGAAATGTCTGAGAGAGATGTTGTTGCCTGGACTGCACTTGTTATTGGATATGTTCATAATGGTGAGAGTGAGAAGGGGTTGGAGTGTCTTTGCGAGATGCATAGGATTGGTGGCGAAAGGGAGAGACCGAATTTTAGAACTTTGGAAGGTGGGCTTCAAGCTTGTGGGAATTTGAATGCTTTGATTAATGGTAGGTGCTTGCATTGTTTAGTGTTGAAAAATGGAATTGGGTGTTCTGAAGTAGTTAAGTCTTTGCTTTTGTCTATGTATTCGAAATGTGGTACTCCTTTGGAAGCTTATTTTTTGTTTAGTGAAGTAATGAGCAAAGACCTTTTGTCATGGATGTCGGTTATTAGTGTTTACTCTAGATTTGGGCTAATGGATGAATGTTTAAGTTTATTCTGGGAAATGCAGATTGCTGGGATAGTTCCTGACGAAATTGTTATCAGTTGTATCTTTCATGGTTTTGGCAATTCCTTGTGTGTATACTCGGGAAAGGCGTTTCATGGATTAAGCATAAGGCGAAATTATTTGTTTGGTGAGATTGTTTACAATGCAATGTTATTCATGTATTGCAAATTTGGGCTGTTAAATCTTGCAGAAAAGCTCTTTAGAGGGAGGTTGGAATGGACCAAAGAGTCCTGCAACTCTATGATTTCGGGCTATTATAAGATAGGACATAATGCAAAGTGCATAGACTTATTTAGAGAGATGCAATGTCTAGGCATTGAAGCTAATTCAGAGAGTTTGGTAACTGTAATTTCTTCTTGTTGCCAATTGGGAGCAACACATCTTGGTCGATCACTTCATTGCTATTCAATAAAAAGTTCCATAGACAAAACTATCTCAGTTTCTAATTCACTCATAGACATGTATGGTAAGAATAGTCATTTGACAATAGCATGGAGAATATTTTTCCGGGCACAGAGAGATATTGTCACTTGGAACACAATGATCTCATCCTATATTCACAATGCAAATTTTGCTGAGGCAATAGCTCTATTTGATGAAATGCTTTCAGAAAACTTAAATCCAAACTCAGCAACATTGGTAATGGTGCTTTCTGCTTGTTCTCATCTCGCTTCTCTTGAGAAAGGAGAAAAGGTTCACCTTTACATTATGGAAAGAGGACTTGAGATCAATGTATCTCTTGCAACTGCATTGGTTGATATGTATGCAAAATGTGGGAAGCTTGAGCAATCAAGAGAGTTGTTTGACTCAATGAGAGAGAAGGATGTTGTTTCCTGGAATGTTATGATCTCAAGTTATGGGATGCATGGACATGCCAAATCTGCAATAGACATATTCCGAGATATGGAACATTCTCATGTACAACCGAACCAACTGACATTCCTTGCTCTTCTCTCAGCTTGTAATCATTCAGGTCTTGTGGAAGAAGGGAAATATCTCTTTAACAGAATGCAAAATCCTTATGGTCTGAAACCTGATTTAAAGCACTATGCTTGTATGGTTGATCTTCTCGGTCGGTCTGGAAATTTGCAAGATGCTGAAACTTTGGTTCTCTCCATGCCCATCTCTCCTGATGGTGGAGTGTGGGGATCTTTGTTAAGTGCCTGCATAAAACATCATGAATATGATATGGGAGTAAGAGTTGCCAGGCATGCTATTGAGTCTGACCCGGACAATGATGGTTATTATATAATGCTTACAAACATGTATAGTTCTAGTGGAAGGTGGGATGAAGCTGAAAATGTAAGGAGAATGATGAAGGAAAGGGGTGTGGATAAAGGAGCTGGGTGGAGTGTAATATAA